One part of the Thermodesulfovibrio sp. 3462-1 genome encodes these proteins:
- the rpiB gene encoding ribose 5-phosphate isomerase B has product MKVAIGSDHAGFELKETVSHMLKNIGYEVVDMGTGSSCSVDYPDYAEAVAKAVSEGAVERGILICGTGIGMSIVANKFKNVRAALCNDLFTAKMSRLHNDANILCIGGRVVGKDLAMEIVNVWFNTSFEGGRHIRRLEKINLIERKVLDK; this is encoded by the coding sequence ATGAAGGTTGCGATTGGGTCTGATCATGCAGGTTTTGAATTAAAAGAAACTGTCTCCCATATGCTGAAAAACATAGGATACGAAGTTGTTGATATGGGCACAGGCTCCTCATGCTCTGTTGATTATCCAGACTATGCAGAGGCTGTTGCAAAAGCTGTATCTGAGGGTGCTGTTGAAAGGGGAATTCTGATATGTGGCACTGGTATAGGCATGTCAATTGTTGCAAATAAGTTTAAAAATGTCCGAGCAGCTCTCTGTAACGATCTTTTTACAGCAAAGATGTCAAGACTTCACAATGATGCCAACATTCTCTGCATTGGCGGAAGAGTTGTAGGAAAAGACCTTGCAATGGAAATAGTAAATGTCTGGTTTAACACTTCTTTTGAAGGTGGAAGACACATAAGAAGGCTTGAAAAAATAAATCTTATAGAAAGGAAGGTTCTTGATAAATGA